A single genomic interval of Flavobacterium sp. N2820 harbors:
- a CDS encoding GH3 auxin-responsive promoter family protein, which translates to MSVKAFAAKLFAKRIHAKTQKWANNPVETQQKVFQELIKEATQTHFGKDHHFSSIKTFSDFAQKVPVRDYEGLKHYVDKVVKGEENVLWKGKPLYFAKTSGTTSGAKYIPLTKESMPFHIQAARNAILSYIHETGNAEFVKGKMIFLQGSPLLEEKNGVKLGRLSGIVAHFVPKYLQKNRMPSWETNCIEDWETKVNAIVEETINEDMSVISGIPSWVQMYFEKLAAKANKPVGEIFKNFNLFIYGGVNYEPYRAKFENLIGRKVDSIELFPASEGFFAYQDSQKEKGMLLLLNAGIFYEFIKADEFFTENPKRYTIGEVELGVNYVLIISTNAGLWAYNIGDTVQFTCLKPYRIIVSGRIKHYISAFGEHVIGKEVESALKEAMEGTDVRVNEFTVAPQITPNSGLPYHEWFIEFENEPTNLEQFALKIDAAMRKQNVYYDDLIVGNVLRTIVITSVPKNGFQEYMKSIGKLGGQNKLPRLSNDRTIAGFFTSNK; encoded by the coding sequence ATGTCAGTAAAAGCTTTTGCAGCAAAATTATTTGCTAAAAGAATTCATGCGAAAACCCAAAAATGGGCTAATAATCCTGTTGAAACCCAACAAAAAGTGTTTCAAGAATTAATCAAAGAAGCGACTCAAACGCATTTTGGCAAAGACCACCATTTTTCATCTATAAAAACGTTCTCGGATTTTGCTCAAAAAGTTCCTGTTCGCGATTACGAAGGGTTAAAACACTATGTTGATAAAGTAGTAAAAGGCGAAGAAAATGTACTTTGGAAAGGAAAACCATTGTATTTTGCTAAAACGTCTGGAACTACTTCAGGTGCTAAATATATTCCATTGACAAAAGAATCGATGCCATTTCATATTCAAGCAGCTCGAAACGCTATTTTGAGTTACATACACGAAACTGGAAACGCAGAATTTGTAAAAGGTAAAATGATTTTCTTGCAAGGAAGCCCGCTTTTAGAAGAAAAAAACGGTGTCAAATTGGGAAGATTATCAGGAATTGTAGCGCATTTTGTTCCGAAATATTTACAAAAAAACCGAATGCCAAGTTGGGAAACCAATTGCATTGAAGATTGGGAAACGAAAGTCAATGCTATTGTTGAAGAAACCATCAATGAAGATATGTCGGTGATTTCAGGTATTCCGTCTTGGGTGCAAATGTATTTTGAGAAACTAGCAGCAAAAGCAAATAAACCTGTTGGCGAAATCTTCAAAAACTTTAATTTGTTCATTTATGGCGGCGTAAATTACGAACCATATCGTGCGAAATTTGAAAATTTAATTGGAAGAAAAGTCGATTCTATTGAGTTATTTCCAGCTTCTGAAGGCTTTTTTGCTTACCAAGATTCACAGAAGGAAAAGGGAATGCTATTGCTATTAAATGCTGGAATTTTCTACGAATTCATAAAAGCAGACGAATTTTTTACCGAAAACCCAAAACGCTACACCATTGGAGAAGTTGAATTAGGTGTTAATTACGTTTTAATTATTTCTACTAATGCTGGACTTTGGGCTTATAATATTGGCGACACAGTTCAGTTTACTTGTTTAAAACCATATAGAATTATAGTTTCAGGTCGTATTAAACATTATATTTCCGCTTTTGGCGAACATGTTATTGGAAAAGAAGTAGAATCAGCATTAAAAGAAGCAATGGAAGGAACTGATGTTCGTGTAAATGAATTTACAGTTGCGCCACAAATTACACCAAACTCAGGATTACCGTATCACGAATGGTTCATTGAATTTGAAAATGAACCAACCAATTTAGAACAATTTGCACTAAAAATAGACGCTGCCATGCGCAAACAAAACGTGTATTATGACGATTTGATTGTTGGTAATGTGTTGCGAACTATAGTAATTACGAGTGTTCCAAAAAATGGTTTTCAAGAGTATATGAAATCCATTGGCAAATTAGGTGGACAAAATAAGTTACCACGATTAAGCAACGATAGAACCATTGCGGGTTTTTTCACAAGTAATAAATAA
- a CDS encoding carboxypeptidase-like regulatory domain-containing protein, whose protein sequence is MNKFLVLFFISFSLSAQIKGVVKDSLSSEPIPYVNIWVENETVGTTSEIDGTFSLAIKEEKVLVFSALGYESKKGASTNEVIFLKPIAYELNEVVVEQPRFKEEIEIGDVNKPNYLPEPQTTPWIHARKFEFNQIRGNSKFIKSLKFFTNSEVDNGVFRVRIFEVNTEGMPGKDLVDEDILVTVKKGKKKTIVDVSKFTIQIPENGIIVGFESLIIEQNKFEQEVHSQKPKKGFKVTNYSPHIMYFYNDFVEHYTYRSGKWLYFNKAYKEKFKETYRIPIPAINLILTN, encoded by the coding sequence ATGAATAAGTTTTTAGTTTTATTTTTTATTTCTTTTTCCCTTTCTGCTCAAATCAAAGGCGTAGTCAAAGACAGTCTTTCTAGCGAGCCGATTCCGTATGTGAATATTTGGGTGGAGAATGAAACAGTTGGAACTACATCAGAAATAGATGGAACTTTTTCATTGGCTATAAAAGAAGAGAAAGTATTGGTTTTTTCAGCTTTGGGTTATGAATCAAAAAAGGGGGCATCAACAAATGAAGTTATATTTTTAAAACCAATTGCTTATGAATTGAATGAGGTGGTGGTTGAGCAACCTAGATTTAAGGAAGAAATAGAAATTGGAGATGTAAATAAGCCTAATTATTTGCCAGAACCTCAAACCACACCATGGATTCATGCAAGAAAATTTGAATTTAATCAGATAAGGGGCAATAGTAAGTTCATTAAAAGTTTAAAATTTTTTACGAATAGCGAAGTAGATAACGGAGTTTTTAGAGTAAGAATTTTTGAAGTAAATACAGAAGGAATGCCAGGAAAGGATTTAGTAGATGAAGACATTTTAGTTACAGTAAAAAAAGGAAAAAAGAAAACAATTGTAGATGTTTCAAAGTTTACAATTCAAATTCCTGAAAATGGAATAATTGTTGGATTTGAAAGTTTAATAATTGAGCAAAATAAATTTGAACAAGAAGTTCATAGTCAAAAACCTAAAAAGGGGTTTAAAGTAACGAATTATTCTCCTCATATCATGTATTTTTATAATGATTTTGTGGAGCATTACACTTATAGATCAGGCAAATGGTTATATTTTAATAAGGCTTATAAAGAAAAATTCAAAGAAACTTACAGAATACCTATTCCAGCCATAAACCTAATTTTAACCAACTAA
- a CDS encoding carboxypeptidase-like regulatory domain-containing protein, with amino-acid sequence MKYIFLLYLISCSLSAQIKGVVKDSISGEPIPFVNIWVENETVGTTSEANGSFFLDASKQKNIVFSVLGYEKKTIKGSEITSVNLKPTAYELDEIIVLNKKQTKKTEIGNIKNAIFQSFDNGPKVEAKFFPYQSTYSKTKFIKEVTIFTDSRIDSATIKIHFYSVDENGAPGKELVHKDFVVTLKKGVLRHKFDVSHYDMVFPEKGLFVAYEKLFIESNKTGTKYQPYVLYNFVERDFFYTYSYGKWHKQEADLQGKLLLNEPSINLILSN; translated from the coding sequence ATGAAATACATATTTTTATTATACTTAATCTCATGTTCCCTTTCTGCTCAAATCAAAGGCGTAGTCAAAGACAGTATTTCTGGCGAACCCATTCCATTTGTGAACATTTGGGTAGAAAATGAAACAGTTGGAACTACATCTGAAGCAAATGGTAGTTTTTTCTTAGATGCTTCCAAACAAAAAAACATTGTTTTTTCAGTCTTGGGATACGAAAAAAAAACAATTAAGGGGTCTGAAATCACTTCAGTTAATTTAAAACCAACAGCATACGAACTCGATGAAATTATAGTTCTTAATAAAAAACAGACCAAGAAAACAGAAATTGGAAATATCAAAAATGCTATTTTTCAATCGTTTGACAATGGGCCAAAAGTAGAAGCTAAGTTTTTCCCATATCAGTCGACGTATTCCAAAACTAAATTTATAAAAGAAGTAACCATTTTTACAGACAGTAGAATAGATAGCGCCACTATTAAAATACATTTTTATAGTGTGGATGAAAATGGTGCACCTGGAAAAGAATTAGTACATAAAGATTTTGTGGTTACTTTAAAAAAAGGAGTGCTAAGACATAAATTTGATGTGTCGCATTACGATATGGTTTTTCCTGAAAAAGGACTCTTTGTTGCCTATGAAAAGTTATTCATTGAAAGCAACAAAACGGGAACAAAATATCAGCCTTATGTATTGTATAATTTTGTAGAAAGAGACTTTTTTTATACGTATTCTTATGGAAAATGGCACAAACAAGAAGCAGATTTACAAGGAAAATTACTATTAAACGAACCATCAATAAACCTGATTTTATCCAACTAA